From Gadus macrocephalus chromosome 16, ASM3116895v1:
TGCTGCATGTGATGCCACCCGTGTTAGGTATGCTCTCCATACAGAGGTGGTCAGAGCAGGGTTTGGCTCTTCTACAGCTTTTGCTCGTGGCGTCTTTCTCCAAGTCTGAGGAGCAAGTGTGCAGCCTGATGGGGGAGCCAGAGGAGCCCCAGCTCTTCAAGACTGGAGACATCATCTTGGGTGGTATTTTCTCGTTCCACAGCAACTGGAAGACTGTGGAGCCGACTTACGCGCGCAGACCCCTACCACTGCAGTGCACTAGGTAATAAAAAATGTTGCATGTCTATATCCATACATATACATTGCATTTCATCATTTAAGGTTTCACATCAAATTTAAAGTCATATGATAAATGCATATTTGGATCCTTAACCATTTGATTCAAGTCTTAATTTCAGAGCGTTCCAGTATGCCCAGGCGATGCTATTTGCAATTGAAGAGATAAACAACAGCACCGACCTTCTGCCCGGCATTACACTGGGATATATGATGTATGATGCATGTGGTTCAATTGCACGATCTGTGAGAGTGGCGCTGGCTTTGACGGATGTTAATGAGGAAACAGCCTCCTTGTCTGATAAACCTTGTCGTGGCTCTGTCCCTGCCATTATGGGAGaaacctcctcttccccctgcaTGGCTATATCCACCGTCTTAGGACCTTTCTACATCCCACTGGTAAAGGGTTTCATCAAATAATCTCGAGCCTAATCATAGAATATATTTCAAAAGCATTTGCTTCTAAATTTGTAGTTTTATGTTGATTTTTATATTCACTTTGAGTAACTTATCTATAATAACACATTTGTTATATCGTTCCTCTCTATCCCCTAGGTTAGCCACTTTGCAACATGTGCTTGTCTTAGCAACAAAGTCAAGTATCCATCCTTCCTCAGAACCATACCAAGTGACTACTACCAGAGTAGAGCCCTGGCCCAAATGGTCAAGCACTTTGGTTGGACCTGGGTAGGGGCCATCAGATCGAGTGATGACTATGGGACTAATGGAATGgccacattcacagacacagcAACACAGCTCGGCATCTGCCTTGAGTACTCAGTCTCATTTTTCAGAACAGATCCAGCAGAAAAGATAAAGAGAATAATAGATATCATTAAGGGTTCCACTTCTCGGGTAATTGTCACCTTCCTGTCACACATGGATTTGGAAATACTCATTGAGGAGTTTGCCCACCACAACCTCACAGGTTACCAATGGGTAGGCACTGAGGCCTGGATATCAGATTCTGTAACAGCTACGACAGAGGGTCACTACATCCTTGATGGCTCGGTTGGTCTTGCCATCCCAAAGGCTGAGGTCACTGGACTGAGAGAGTTCATGTTGCATGTGAAACCACTCAACTCCTCTGGAGAGAAATTGTTCACAAAGTTCTGGGAGACCGCTTTTCATTGTAGCTTTAAACGGACAAAGGAAACAGCAGGCAGTCAGAAAGAGTGTACTGGTTACGAAGATATCACAGGGTTGGAAAATAGCTTCAATGACATGTCACTTATGCCTATCTTTAACAATGTATATAAAGGAGTGTATGCAATAGCGCACAGTCTTCATAATATTCTTGGCTGTGGGCAAAAGTGTAGCAACACTGCATCACCAGATCCATTCACGGTCAGTTACACACATAATGctatataatataaatgtaacGTAAACGCTGTTATAAAAAAAGCTTGTCTGAAGGAAATCCATGATGAATAATAAATCAAGCATCTATTTTCAGATTTTGCAAAATATCAAAAaaattcattttaaaacaaaagagggagaggaggtttaCTTTAATGAGAATGGAGACCCAGCTGCAAAGTATGACATCATAAACTGGCAGCCCAAGAAGGATGGCAGTGTGGAGTTTGTTACTATCGGTCTCTATGATGCTTCTCTGCCTGAAGACAAACAACTCAATCTAGATAACAAGACGTTTAATTGGGCAAATAACTCAAAAAAGGTACAACTTGTTTTGGCATAATTATAAGCCCAGACCTCAGACCCCTTTATAAAATATGTTTTGCACATGCAGGTACCGGTGTCCATCTGCAGTGGAACCTGTGATTCGGGAACTCGCAAGGTCCTCCAGAAAGGAAAGCCTGTCTGCTGCTATGACTGTATACCGTGTGCAGAAGGCGAAGTCAGTAACAGGACAGGTACTAGCATTGCTCTTAGTTCAATTAGGGAACCCTTTCACAGAAGTGTCAAAGCAGATTAAAGACAGGGGAGGCTTATACATTTATCTATGGACTGTTTCATAAAGGCAGTGTAGCTTGATCAGCAATTAGTGAAGCAGTCTAAATAATTAAACGGCCTAGCACTTTATGTTACCCAGCAGCTGTAAATCAAACAAGATAATGCTTTGAGACACTTCTATTTACTCATCTATGGCACTTATCTGCAAGTAATTTATCATGACAGTTAGATTATCCTTCCATTATGACTGTAATGTAAATATCCCAATCATGAACATCTATCGTCTAACAATATATGCATAAGATCACAATTTCATAATTGGCATTCACATTAGTCAGTTGCTTGAAAACAAACAGCCAAACTGGTTGGAGATGACTATTATATTCTTCTGTTTCCACAGACCATATGTGTTGACAACAAGTGTTTTGAAGGACAATGTGAAATGGCTTTTGAAGCTGTTAATAACCTGCATCTTGGTTCTTAACTTGCAAAGTATCAACATACTATGGGGGTTAGGAGAGCTTCAAAAGCCCTTTTCAAGTGAATTAGCGTGGTTAAAAAATTACTTGTTGCGCTTTGATGCTTCAAAAGTGAAGgtttttttgcatttatttttatcatgGGTTCTCATCACAATCCAGAAGACCTTAGAGAAAGCAATGCAGTTTTAGATTACATTGTCAAGGTCCAGTATGTAGGAACTATTGGCATCTagcggtgaggttgcagattacCACCTTCTTAATATCCACCCCTCCCTTTACAAAGATGTAGGAAGGGTTACGGGGGCCTGTACTTGGCGGTAATGTGTCAGTCGGTTTCACCAAAATGATTTCATCATCTAAGACAGTATCAAGTTGCCAAAAGTTAAGTGATGGGAATCCTTGATGGATTCATTAATTGTATTTAGTTTAGCTGTCCGAAAAAGAATAGGTCAAAGTTTACAAGTAAGATAGGGCATGATTGTCAATTAAAGATGCACAACTTCTTTTGTCCATTCTGGGCGTCCGTAGTACAATTTGGGTCCAAAGTGGGAGGGTCCATTGAAAATGACCTTTTCTCAGTGTAGATATAGAGGGTGCATTCTAAGGTGCCAAAAACAcaattcttattttcatgggattaaACACTAATAAAACAAActtatttatgattattatattcCATTTGTCAAGTCTGTTCCTAATGACACTCAATTCTATACACGGGACCTTTAATAATCATAAGATTGTTATGTATTTTACACAATGTTACTACTTTCCTTAAAATGTTCATGAAATCTAATGTTTATACCTTATTTTATTGAATTTTAGATTCTATCACTTGTGTGCGATGTCATCCTGAGTTCTGGTCCAATGAGAGAAGAGATGATTGTGAGAAAAAGGAAACTGAGTTTCTGTCATTTACTGAAATCATGGGATCAATTCTCACACTGTCTTCCTTGATAGGAGCCTGCTTGACTGCTACAGTGGCATTCATTTTCTTCAGACATAGGAATACTCCAATAGTCAAGGCCAACAACTCTGAGCTGAGCTTCCTGCTGCTCTTCTCCTTgactctgtgtttcctgtgttctctGACCTTCATCGGCCGTCCATCAGACTGGTCCTGTATGCTTCGCCACACAGCATTTGGGATCACCTTTGTCCtctgtatctcttgtgttctgGGGAAAACTCTTGCTGTGTTGATGGCCTTTAAAGCTACACTACCCGGTAGCAATCTTATGAAATGGTTTGGACCTCGCCGACAGAGAATTGTTGTTCTGGCTTTTACTTTTATACAAGTTGGGATTTGTATTGTTTGGTTAACAGCCAACCCTCCCTATCCATTTAAGAATTTAAGACATTTTAAAGATAAGATCATTCTAGAATGTGCATTAGGATCCCCTATAGGGTTCTGGGCTGTGTTGGGGTACATAGGACTCTTAGCTTTATTATGTTTCATGCTGGCTTTTCTGGCCAGAAAGCTGCCTGATAACTTCAATGAGGCCAAATTCATCACCTTCAGCATGTTGATATTCTGTGCAGTCTGGATGACCTTCATCCCTGCTTATGTCAGTTCTCCTGGGAAGTTCAGTGTTGCTGTGGAAATATTTGCTATCCTGGCCTCTAGTTTTGGGTtactattttgtatttttttccctAAATGCTACATAATATTGTTTAAaccagaaagaaacacaaaaaagaaCATGATGGATAAGAAGAGTTAGATTAGTAGATGTACTCATTCatagttaaataatatatatttcattattGACTGTAGCATGAA
This genomic window contains:
- the LOC132474636 gene encoding extracellular calcium-sensing receptor-like, with amino-acid sequence MGEPEEPQLFKTGDIILGGIFSFHSNWKTVEPTYARRPLPLQCTSLNFRAFQYAQAMLFAIEEINNSTDLLPGITLGYMMYDACGSIARSVRVALALTDVNEETASLSDKPCRGSVPAIMGETSSSPCMAISTVLGPFYIPLVSHFATCACLSNKVKYPSFLRTIPSDYYQSRALAQMVKHFGWTWVGAIRSSDDYGTNGMATFTDTATQLGICLEYSVSFFRTDPAEKIKRIIDIIKGSTSRVIVTFLSHMDLEILIEEFAHHNLTGYQWVGTEAWISDSVTATTEGHYILDGSVGLAIPKAEVTGLREFMLHVKPLNSSGEKLFTKFWETAFHCSFKRTKETAGSQKECTGYEDITGLENSFNDMSLMPIFNNVYKGVYAIAHSLHNILGCGQKCSNTASPDPFTILQNIKKIHFKTKEGEEVYFNENGDPAAKYDIINWQPKKDGSVEFVTIGLYDASLPEDKQLNLDNKTFNWANNSKKVPVSICSGTCDSGTRKVLQKGKPVCCYDCIPCAEGEVSNRTDSITCVRCHPEFWSNERRDDCEKKETEFLSFTEIMGSILTLSSLIGACLTATVAFIFFRHRNTPIVKANNSELSFLLLFSLTLCFLCSLTFIGRPSDWSCMLRHTAFGITFVLCISCVLGKTLAVLMAFKATLPGSNLMKWFGPRRQRIVVLAFTFIQVGICIVWLTANPPYPFKNLRHFKDKIILECALGSPIGFWAVLGYIGLLALLCFMLAFLARKLPDNFNEAKFITFSMLIFCAVWMTFIPAYVSSPGKFSVAVEIFAILASSFGLLFCIFFPKCYIILFKPERNTKKNMMDKKS